A single genomic interval of Pirellulales bacterium harbors:
- a CDS encoding ABC transporter permease: MRFFAFVWKNVSRRKMRSGLTVVGLGVAVAAVVSLFGISDGFSTQFKALYARRGIDLVVQRVGSKTELNNGLPNSLGEDIRKLPGVSAVMGGLMDVVSFPEQNIPSVIINGWAPDSPLFKELHILPGGRLLHAGDHHKVLLGSVLAENLSVKVGDTIPLYGEKAEVVGVFKSDEHYESGSIVALLSDMQQFMNRPHQVTGFIVRAAIPKDASPEQKAGILDQLQRQIDALDPTIAAIPTDQFIDSVGPIKLSRAVAWVTSAIALLIGGIGMLNTMVMSVYERIREIGTLRAIGWKKIQVIRMILVESLLLSLAGGTVGALAAVGLTHVLSHFRQTAGFIQGTVAPTVIVQGFLLAVAIGVGGAIYPAWWGANLRPVEAMRRK; encoded by the coding sequence ATGCGATTCTTCGCGTTTGTTTGGAAAAACGTCTCTCGCCGCAAGATGCGCAGCGGGCTGACCGTGGTCGGTCTGGGCGTTGCCGTGGCCGCGGTCGTGAGCCTCTTCGGCATTTCCGACGGCTTTTCGACGCAATTCAAGGCTCTCTACGCTCGCCGCGGCATCGATCTGGTCGTGCAGCGGGTCGGCAGCAAGACCGAACTGAACAACGGTCTGCCAAATTCCTTGGGGGAAGACATCAGAAAGCTGCCCGGCGTCTCGGCCGTGATGGGTGGGCTGATGGACGTCGTGTCGTTTCCGGAGCAAAACATTCCCAGCGTAATTATCAATGGCTGGGCCCCCGATTCTCCGCTGTTCAAGGAACTGCACATCCTGCCCGGCGGCCGGTTGCTCCATGCGGGCGACCATCATAAGGTGCTGCTCGGCAGCGTCTTGGCCGAGAATTTGAGCGTCAAGGTCGGCGACACGATCCCGCTCTATGGCGAAAAGGCCGAGGTTGTCGGAGTTTTCAAAAGCGACGAGCACTACGAAAGCGGCTCGATCGTCGCCCTTTTGTCCGATATGCAGCAATTCATGAACCGGCCGCATCAGGTGACCGGCTTCATCGTTCGGGCCGCGATCCCCAAAGACGCCAGCCCGGAACAGAAAGCCGGCATCCTCGATCAATTGCAGCGCCAGATCGACGCGCTCGATCCCACCATTGCCGCCATCCCGACCGATCAATTCATCGACAGCGTCGGACCGATCAAGCTGAGCCGGGCAGTGGCCTGGGTCACCTCGGCCATCGCGCTATTGATTGGCGGGATCGGCATGTTGAACACGATGGTGATGTCGGTCTACGAGCGGATTCGCGAGATCGGCACCTTGCGAGCCATCGGATGGAAGAAGATTCAAGTGATTCGCATGATCCTGGTCGAATCGCTGCTTTTGAGCCTGGCCGGGGGCACCGTCGGCGCGCTCGCCGCCGTTGGCCTTACCCATGTGCTCAGCCATTTCCGCCAGACCGCCGGCTTCATTCAAGGCACGGTCGCACCGACGGTGATCGTGCAAGGCTTTTTATTGGCCGTCGCCATCGGCGTCGGCGGAGCCATCTATCCCGCCTGGTGGGGCGCGAACCTACGTCCTGTCGAAGCGATGCGGCGGAAATGA